From the Candidatus Aminicenantes bacterium genome, one window contains:
- the lysS gene encoding lysine--tRNA ligase (class II; LysRS2; catalyzes a two-step reaction, first charging a lysine molecule by linking its carboxyl group to the alpha-phosphate of ATP, followed by transfer of the aminoacyl-adenylate to its tRNA; in Methanosarcina barkeri, LysRS2 charges both tRNA molecules for lysine that exist in this organism and in addition can charge the tRNAPyl with lysine in the presence of LysRS1), which yields RVKFMEVIAEKSGLAPDELWDEESLKKHIGRQFPDEPLPPTFGKMLELMFDFYVEKTLLEPTFVIHYPKAISPLSKVSRLDERETERFELYVAGMEIANGFSELNDPLEQRRRFEAQLQDREKGDDEAQLIDNNFLNALEYGMAPAAGEGIGIDRLVMLYTGAATIKEVILFPLLRPRE from the coding sequence AAGGGTGAAGTTCATGGAGGTCATCGCCGAAAAATCGGGACTGGCGCCGGATGAATTGTGGGACGAGGAATCCTTGAAAAAGCACATCGGCCGGCAATTCCCCGACGAACCGCTGCCGCCGACGTTCGGCAAGATGCTGGAGCTGATGTTCGATTTTTATGTCGAAAAAACCCTCCTGGAACCGACGTTCGTCATCCATTATCCCAAGGCCATTTCACCGCTTTCCAAGGTGTCGCGCCTGGACGAGCGCGAAACCGAGCGCTTTGAGCTCTATGTCGCCGGCATGGAAATCGCCAACGGTTTTTCCGAGCTGAACGATCCGTTGGAGCAGCGGCGGCGATTCGAAGCGCAGTTGCAGGACCGGGAAAAAGGCGACGACGAAGCCCAGCTGATCGACAATAATTTCCTCAATGCCCTGGAATACGGCATGGCGCCGGCGGCCGGGGAGGGGATCGGCATCGACCGGCTGGTGATGCTCTATACGGGGGCGGCGACCATCAAGGAAGTCATCCTCTTTCCCCTGCTGAGACCACGGGAATGA